GCGATGTCACCGGTGCCGGTTGGCGGCGGGGTCTATACTGGGGCGTGGTGCCGGTCGGGGAGTCAACGATGCGCCATACCGCCAGCATGCTTGCCTGGGTCGTATGCGCTATCGCGATAGCGATGCCAGTGGTCGCTCACGGCAAGGCCGCGCCGGCCTTCGACGTGGCGCCTGCGCGCGGCGTGATCCAGCGGCTGGTGCCGGGCCTGGCCGCGCAGATCCGGCTGGGCACGCTGCCGGCCGACCGGGGGCACGAGCGTTTCCGCATCGCCGACGAGCATGGTGCGATCAGTGTGCGCGGCAGCTCGATCAGCGCGCTGCTGTACGGGGTGAACTGGTATCTGAAATACGTGGCCAGGGTGCAGATATCCACCGACGGCGACCGGCTCGGGCACTTCACCCGGTGGCCGTTGCCGGACCACGTGATCGAGCGCGAGACGCCGTATCGCTACCGCTATGCGCTGAACGAGAACACCTCCGGCTACAGCACGCCGTACTGGCACTGGGCGCGCTGGCAGCACGAGATCGATGTGATGGCTCTGTCCGGCATCAATGCGATGATCGTCGAGCGTGGCAGTGCGGCAGTGCTGTATCGCACCTTCCGCGACTTCGGCTATTCCGATACGGCGATCCGCCGCTGGCTGACCCAGCCGGCGCACCAGAACTGGCAGCTGATGGGCAACCTGTGCTGTTTCGACGGACCGATGAGCCAAGCGCTGATGGACCGGCGCATGCACTCGGCGCAGCGCATCATCCGGCGCCTGCGTGCGCTGGGCATCACGCCGGTGCTGCCGGGTTTCTACGGCATCGTGCCGGCCGACTTCGCCACGCGCTTCCCGCACAGCCACGTGATTCCGCAGGGCCGCTGGGCCGGGTTCATTCGGCCGGGCTGGCTGGATCCACGCGACCCGATGTTCGCGCGCATCGCCGCCGACTACTACAGGCACCAGCGCGAACTGTTCGGCGACAGCTCGATCTACGACATGGAAGTGTTCCAGGAAGGCGGCACCTCCGGCGACGTGCCGGTGGGGCCCGGTGCGCATGCGGTGCAGGCCGCACTGGAGCGAGCCCATCCGGGGGCGTCGTGGATGATGCTGGCGTGGCAGGGCAATCCGCGCCAGGCGCTGCTTTCGGGCGTGGACCGCGCGCACCTGCTGATCGTCGACATCGACCACAACCGGGTGCGCCGCGATCATCGCTGGAAAGACTTCCAGCACGCGCCGTTCCTGTTCGGCGGCATCTGGGAATTCGGGGGGCGCACCACCCTCGGTACCGATCTGGCCAACTACACCACCCGCCTGCCGCGGATGGCGCGCACCAACCCGAACATGGTCGGTACCGCGGTATTCACCGAGGGGCTGGACACCAACCCCTTCATCTTCGACCTGTTCACCGAGATGGCCTGGCATCGCGCGCCGGTGGATGCCCGGGTGTGGACCGCCGCGTATGTGCGGCGCCGCTACGGCGCGGCCGACCCGCACGCGCTGGCGGCCTGGCGCATCCTGCTGCGCACGGCCTACGCGCTGCGCACGCACAGCGTCGTGTTCAACAGCGAGCGCGACGCAGCGCAGGAATCCCTGTTCGACGCCCAGCCCAGCCTCGACGCGAAGCAGGCGTCGCACTGGTCGCCCGAGTCGATGCGCTACGACCCGGCAGAGTTCAGAGGTGCGCTCACGCAGCTGCTGGAGGTCGCGCCCGCGCTGCGCGACACCGCGACCTACCGCTACGACCTGGTCGACGTCGCCAGGCAGGCGCTGGCCAACGAAAGCCGTGTGCTGCTGCCGCGGATAAAGGTCGCCTTCGACGCGAGGGACCGCCCGCGATTCGAACGTCTCAGTGCACGCTGGCTGCAGCTG
This window of the Dyella sp. A6 genome carries:
- a CDS encoding alpha-N-acetylglucosaminidase, with protein sequence MRHTASMLAWVVCAIAIAMPVVAHGKAAPAFDVAPARGVIQRLVPGLAAQIRLGTLPADRGHERFRIADEHGAISVRGSSISALLYGVNWYLKYVARVQISTDGDRLGHFTRWPLPDHVIERETPYRYRYALNENTSGYSTPYWHWARWQHEIDVMALSGINAMIVERGSAAVLYRTFRDFGYSDTAIRRWLTQPAHQNWQLMGNLCCFDGPMSQALMDRRMHSAQRIIRRLRALGITPVLPGFYGIVPADFATRFPHSHVIPQGRWAGFIRPGWLDPRDPMFARIAADYYRHQRELFGDSSIYDMEVFQEGGTSGDVPVGPGAHAVQAALERAHPGASWMMLAWQGNPRQALLSGVDRAHLLIVDIDHNRVRRDHRWKDFQHAPFLFGGIWEFGGRTTLGTDLANYTTRLPRMARTNPNMVGTAVFTEGLDTNPFIFDLFTEMAWHRAPVDARVWTAAYVRRRYGAADPHALAAWRILLRTAYALRTHSVVFNSERDAAQESLFDAQPSLDAKQASHWSPESMRYDPAEFRGALTQLLEVAPALRDTATYRYDLVDVARQALANESRVLLPRIKVAFDARDRPRFERLSARWLQLMDLQDALLATDRHFLLGSWLKHLEGWASSPAERAKLQYDARSLLTTWGHRQASEGAELHDYGNRDWAGLTRDYYRRRWQLYFAALDDSLRSGKPVRRIDWYAFGEAWNRRDTVYPDRPLGNSHAVALQVAQALGVAPSP